A single genomic interval of Cucumis sativus cultivar 9930 chromosome 5, Cucumber_9930_V3, whole genome shotgun sequence harbors:
- the LOC101205050 gene encoding 40S ribosomal protein S4-3, which produces MARGLKKHLKRLNAPKHWMLDKLGGAFAPKPSSGPHKSRECLPLILILRNRLKYALTYREVIAILMQRHVLVDAKVRTDKTYPAGFMDVVSIPKTSENFRLLYDTKGRFRLHSIRDEEAKFKLCKVRSVQFGQKGIPYLNTYDGRTIRYPDPLIKANDTIKLDLESNKIADFIKFDVGNVVMVTGGRNRGRVGVIKNREKHKGSFETIHIQDATGHEFATRLGNVFTIGKGTKPWVSLPKGKGIKLTIIEEARKRLASQSAVTA; this is translated from the exons ATG GCGAGGGGTTTGAAGAAACACTTGAAGAGGCTTAATGCTCCCAAGCATTGGATGCTCGACAAACTTGGTGGTGCATTt GCCCCAAAACCTTCATCAGGACCTCACAAATCAAGGGAATGTCTCCCATTAATCCTCATATTGCGAAACCGATTGAAATATGCTCTCACATACCGTGAGGTTATTGCAATTTTGATGCAACGCCATGTTTTGGTTGATGCCAAGGTCAGGACTGATAAGACCTATCCAGCTGGTTTCATGG ATGTTGTGTCCATTCCCAAAACAAGCGAGAATTTCCGGCTTCTTTACGACACTAAAGGTCGTTTCCGTCTTCACTCAATCAGGGATGAAGAGGCTAAG TTCAAGCTTTGTAAGGTACGCTCAGTGCAGTTTGGGCAGAAGGGAATCCCTTATCTGAACACATATGATGGGCGTACAATCCGTTACCCTGACCCTCTAATCAAGGCAAACGACACCATCAAGTTGGATCTCGAGTCAAACAAAATTGCTGATTTCATTAAGTTTGACGTAGGAAATGTTGTAATGGTGACTGGTGGAAGAAACAGAGGGCGAGTGGGAGTAATTAAGAACAGAGAGAAGCACAAGGGAAGCTTTGAGACAATTCACATACAGGATGCAACCGGGCACGAATTTGCCACTCGACTTGGCAATGTGTTTACAATTGGGAAGGGGACAAAGCCATGGGTTTCCCTCCCCAAGGGTAAGGGTATCAAACTAACCATCATTGAAGAAGCCAGGAAGAGGCTTGCTAGCCAATCAGCAGTTACTGCTTAA